The genomic stretch ATCAGTAATGTTCCTGCTGCAGTTCTCTTATCAGGCTTTACGGACAAATACCAACAGCTCCTGCTTGGAACCAATATTGGCGGTCTTGGTACTTTAATTGCATCTTTGGCAAGCCTGATTTCCTTTAAGTTTTATGCTGCCCTTAAACCCTCCAGGCCTTTCTATTACCTGGCAGTCTTTACAGCAGTGAATGTTCTGCTGCTGATACCTTTACTGGTATTTGCATTCTTTCTATAATTTCTCCAAGCCACCTGGACTTCATAAGGCGTGATATAGTGAATATTAATTTTTAATTATCTACTTTCATAAACAATTTATTTTTCAAGTCTTGAAATTCGTTTATAATCCTACAGGGCAGTTATATAAACTACCCTGTTTATACTTTGATTTCAATGCTTGAATCTCTTTCTTGTCTGATGTTCATTATCAAGAAAGGCTTCTTTTGCAGGAATTCCTGTAAGCACTTTTAAATTCTCTTACGCTTTCAATTCACTATCTAACCACATTTTTTTATGAATACCGAACTCTTTGCAATCTTTGGGTATAACGATAGGATTTCCAAAAATTAAACGATTTTCCAGCCCTTCGTCTGCTTGCTCTATGAAAGCCGGTAAACAAATGAACTCACGATATCCATAACCTCTTTAGACCAAAATTCTGGTCCTCCATGGTCACTGCCCTCTAGTTCATAAAAAAGAACGTCTTTGTCTGAATTTCTTAATTGATTAAATAATTGTCTGCTATGCTGAATATTAACCTGGCAATCATCTGTACCGTGAATCAATAAAACAGGCGGTATCGCAACATCTCTGGTAATGTACATTTCACATGATGCCTGTTTAGCTAAACCCAGATTCTCATCGATTTGTTTTACTCCCAGCAAATCAGTGGTCGGCCTAAAGTCTTTCGGCATCCAATCAGGTATACCTTCTGCCGCACATAGCATAAGATCAGAGGGTGCTGACTCTGCAATAACCCCTTTTATTTTATAGTCACCGTTAATGATTCCATGTGCTTTCATCAAAGAAGTCATCAGTGCCAGATGTCCCCCTGAGGAATTACCAACAATAGATATATTACTCGTATCAATATGAAATTCTTCTGCTTTTTCCATTAGAAACTGTACAGCATAGTTTATATCATGTACCTGTGCCGGAAAAGGAGCAATTGTCGATTCTCTATACTGTACAACCGCAGTTACTATCCCTCTCTCCGCCAGTTTCGAATAACTTGGAATACTGTTATACATTTCCTGCCTGTACCAGGCCGAACCTGGAATGAATACAACTAACGGGAATTTTTCATTTTCCTTCCAATGATGTCTATACGGAATAAACATTTGCAGATAACGTTTGCAGGTGTCATATTCCTTATATAAAACATCTGGTACATATAACCATTCAAGGTCTTCACAGCTAATATTCATTTTAAAATGATTATGTTCCATATCCGTTATCTTCCAATCATAAATTAAGCTTTTCAAATCACTCAGTACTATATTGTGTTGTTCAACTTGATTATTCTGTAATGTTCAAATAGTAAAACACCAGATTTTTATTTTTCCGTTGACTATTCCATGTATTTTCTATTGCATCTTTAACATTCTTAGCATCCTTGAAAACACTTCCTCTTTTTTTACAATGTTCAGTAAGCAACTCGTCACTTATATCCAGATACACAACCACTTCACACTCCAAAAGAATCAAAGAGAATATAGGATGTCCGGCCTTTACTGTTACTCTTTCTTTCACCAGTCTGTTTGTAAAATCCCCAATTTCTTTTGTCCATGGTTTCGTACAGATATAAGCTTCCTCTTCTTTTGATAATTGCGGCCACAGTACCTCATCCATGTCAATCGTTCCCGGTATTTGTTCCTGTAGTGTGGTCTTACCGCAACAGGTAGTTCCCAGTACACAGATTCTTTCATTTTTATGCTTTTCAAATATAGCATTTAATGCATTTATCGTATCCTGTACCGATGTTATTGCTGCCATTTTCATTAATCCTTTCTTTGTGGATAAATCCTATAACCTGTCTTTTCAACTCAGGTAAGTCAGCTTAGCTTATCACCGTTCCAAGGTTCTTCTCCAGTCTCCATTGCGGTGCGATGCCATCATCACCCCAATATTCATTCATTGCAATTATCTTATCATCCTCTAATTCAATAAAAGATACCACATGACAAGATACCTCATTATCAGTAGAAAAGACCTTTACAGCTGTAATTATCATATTACCTGCCATCTCTGTCCTTTCAATCGTACCCTCCCAAGCTCCGGGGTATTCGCAATTTGCTCTTATATATTCCTCTACCGAAAAATGCTCATTTGTACAATGCCAATTTACATAAGCGGTATCTTTAAAAAAAGATCTCAGTTTTTCCGCCTCTTGTTTCAGCACTGTCTTCCAAAATTCTTTGATATCCATTTACTTTTATACTCCAATCAATTTAAAGTGAATTTTTGGCAAAATCCCTACAACGTCTAAAATTTCTATTTTGAAATTTCCTGAGGAATCGTAACTTTTTCATACTGATAATACCCGGCGTCCACCGTCATACGGCACATCGTGATATCCAAATCAAAACGTCGTTTCCCACAGCTGCCTGGATTGAGAAATAATACGCCATTCATGATTTCGGCCGAATATTTATGGGAATGTCCATAAACTACCACGTCTACATCAGTTAAGACCGATGGAATATCTTTCTTGTTATGAACTATGAAGAAGCTCACGCCTTCAATAGTGACCGTTATACTTTTAGGCAAGTCCTCTGCCCAATCCTTATCATTGTTACCACGTACCACATAGGTCTCTCCAAGCTGCTGCAATGTCTCCAGAAGGTATGGTGTGTTGATGTCACCCGCATGGATGAAGCAATCAGCCGCCACAATTTCCTTTATAACAAACTCCCGCAGCAGACCATGCGTATCAGATATGATTGCAATTTGCTTCATAAGCTCCTCTTCTAGGATGTGTGCTTATAATCCTTATTTCAACTATTTATTCTTAAATTCAGACTAGACTCAGCCTGCGTCCTCCTGTTTGTTGTGAATTATTATAATTAGTTGGCATTACACAATGTTAAATTTAAAAGGAAACATCTTTTTTATTCGTTACATCCACTGCTATATGAAAAATACTAACAACTTTATCTTTTAAACTAACGCCTATTCTTACACCATTTTTTACATATTCCTTCCAACAGCCGCTTTCGGTTGAAATCATAAATCCTTTTTGACTCATAACTTCGTCTACAGCCTCAAGGGAGCATCCAACCTGAAGTCCCATAAAGATGTATTTTGGTGTTTTAATCTGATATCCGGTTACATGATATTTATCTAAACAATCAGGATAACCACTTATAGTAACAGAGACGTCTTCGTTTTCCAGCAAATAACCCCCAAATCCACCTATCCTCGAATATTCCTTTATGTTCTTCAGCGCTGATTCCGGTAATGTCAGTGCAAAGGGTACATTGCAATTTCGATTTATTTCTCTTATAGTCTCATTCTTCTTACTGTGACCAGAAAAGCTGGTCAGACAAACGCATATAAACAGCACAGTAAATGTCACCTTAAATTTTATCACGAAAATACTCCTTCTTTACTTAAGGTAATTGACTGGCTTGATGGATATTACACAAAAGAAAAATGCAGTTTCTATAAGATTATTTTTCTCAACATCAAGTAGAAATATTGAAATTCCCCTTCTCCAGGCAATTTTAATTTTTGTGAACAGTATCCAATATTAATATACCATTATATGGATATTATTACAATTTATTTGTCTAGGAGAAGGGTCTGCTCATCAAAACAACCATCCTTCATTAAAGCGAATACTTCCTCAAGTTTAGCCATCCCATCTGAAAAAGCACTTGCGCTTCCTGAACAAACGCCCATTTTAAATGCTTCTTTATAATCTTTCGTTTTCAGATATCCAGCCAGAAATCCTGCAACCATGGAGTCACCTGCTCCCACGGAATTCTTAACAATCCCCTTAGGCGCATTTGTCTCATAGACCTCCCCGGTTTCTGTAATCATAACAGCCCCGTCCCCAGCCATGGAAACCAGTACATTTTGTGCTCCCATAGCTTTCAGCCTGCCGGCATACTCAACTACATCTGTTTTTGTTATCAATTTTTTCCCAAAGATTTCACCAAGTTCATGATGATTGGGTTTTATTAGAAAAGGATTATAATTCAGTACATTCAAAAGCAGGTCTTTGGTAGCATCTACTACAATTTTAATATTTCTTCCCCTTAAGTTCTTCATAATTTCCATATACAAAGTAGACGGAATCGATTCTGGTACACTGCCGCCAAGTACCAATATATCATTTTCCTGTAATGTCTCTAAGAAGTTGAATAACAATCTCAATTCACCTTTGCTTATCAGTGGTCCTTTTCCATTTATCTCGCTTTCTTGCTCCGAACGCACTTTTACATTGATTCTTGTAAGTCCTTCCTTCACTTGTATAAATTCTGTACAAATACCATATTTTCTTAATCTATTCGTCAACTCTTCCCCTGTAAATCCTGCAATAAATCCAATAGCAGTACTCTCAATTCCCAGGTTTTTAAGTACCAGGGAAACATTGATACCTTTTCCGCCAGGATACAGCATTTCTTCTGTCGTTCTATTTACCATCCCCGGTGTAAATACAGGAACAGTGACGATATAATCCAAGGATGGATTTAAAGTTACGGTATAAATCATATAGTCCTCCATCTGCTGCTTTGACAGCACAAAATATCAGGTATAATGCATTCACCAGGCGAATAACTGGTTAATAATACATCTTGCTCCTTATCAATGCTCTGATTATAAATCACTCTAATTCACATTTCAATTCTTTTCTCTTAGGGTATTTCTGAAATCAGCTTGTGCCAGGCTGGAGGTCCAGTGAAAGCAATTTGCAAAAAACAGCAAGGCACAATTTTGGGGACGTAGTGGTGTTACGTTCCTCAAATTGCAAAGCAGAATACCGAAAAGAAGGCAATCAGAACAGTAATGAGTTTTCAGACACACTTTTACAAATCCGTCCTCTGCAAGACGGTTATATGCCTTTGACATGGTAACGTCTGAGTCCAGGAATAAGAATAAACCTTCAAACTGTTAAACCAGTTCAAAGGTTTATTCCATATCATACCATAGCCTATCTTATACTATACAAGGCATCACTATTACCCGATTAATATAAAATACCTTCAATCGATTTACTATTATATTATTCAAATACTAAAGGGAAATCAATTTAGGGTTCAATTCCCCAAACCAGACTGCCTCCAACATATCCTGTTACCTTATTCCAATCAGTATAATTGGAACCGGATTCCTGGAAGGAATAGTCACCGGTCTGAGTATAATTGGTCCAATCACTTTTTGAGAATCTCGCCTGTACATCAACAGAAGCTCCTGCTGCCAGTGTACCTGCTGCGCTCGTAAATCCAATTTCCAGATAATAATCGGCCCCTGTTTTAGCTGTTGCCAGCTTAGCAAAGGTTCCCGTTACATTGGCAGTTCCGGCAGAAGACCAATCACACCAGAAGTTCTGTGCTTTCTCTCCGTCAATGGTATAATAATATCTTAACTTCACATCGGAGAGATTGATACTTTCGGTTCCGGTGTTTACAATCTTAAATCGGGGAGAAATACCGTTAGTTACAGCCGTATTACTTCCGTTAAACATCTGTACCTTGACATTTCCTGTTACAACGATTGAACTGTCAATAATCGTAACCGTGAGTACCGGATCATTTCCTTTATTAAAATCAAAAGTAAGCTCAAGCTTACCAAGAGGTTTTAAAGCCAGATAAGAGCTTAAAATCGTAACCGTGTTACCAGACACTGTATAGTCTGTTCCGCTTGTCAGCAGCGTATTGCCGTTTCGGATTCCGCTTAAGATATTACCATTGTAAGTAAGATCCACAGCTATATCCTGTTGATTAGGTGTATCCTTATCAAATTGCGCCTGTGTTATGGAGATTGTTCCACTCGGTGAGGAGTCAGTAACGGTAACACTCAGGGTTCTGTCCATACCTGCACTGAAGTCAAATACCAGCTTAGCTGTTCCGGTATTAAGAGTTGACAAATAGGAAGAAGCTATTGTTACGGTATTTCCGCTTACTGTATAATCAGTTCCCTTTACCAGTGCTGCAGTTCCATTTTTAATTGCATTAAGGGTATTATTCTTATAATTCACAGTCACATTAATATTTGACGGAAGATATTTGTCAAAGGCTGCCGTTTCCGGAGTAATTGTGGAACTATCCACTGTATTTCCCGGCTCATTTCCAAATACTTTTACACCAGCATCGTACACAGGAATATAAGAGGTCTTAACCGTACTACCGGATGTTACACCACCTAAATCTGAATAGGAAAAATCGTTGGCATTATTCCAGGTTACTGCCGCGGGAGCAGCAATTCTAAATTGTACTTCTTTTCTATAAGCAGACTGACCGCCAGGATAGATCTTTGTTCCGGTGAAGTCTACATTGATATAATAAATATTCGCTGCTTCATCCCATGGCTGTAATTTAGATACTACCGCACCAGCATTATAATTAGTGGTTACTGTGAAATCAGAAGCCTTATATCCAAGACTTGCAGCTTCGCTGATATCGATAAAATACTTAAAGGACAGCTTGTCTCCCATTCTGGCAGGCCAACCGGAACGGTTGTTAAGCAGGGCCTTAATTTCAATAAAATTACTGCTGGAAGCATTGATTCCGGCCTCAACAAAGAATTCATCGTTGGTCACTGTTTCAACAGCGTTAAAATCAGCTATGGGAGTTCCGCCATATTCATCATATAGTTTGGCAAGAGCACCTACAAATCCTGCATTGTAATCGCATGCAATTTCATTATTTACATAGTTTCCGATATCATCGGTATAGCTGTCATCTTTTCCGGGACCACCAACCAAAGCACCATAAATCGTATGTCTGTGGTAAGTAGGTACCGTCTGACTGTCAGCCCAGGAACTGTGAGCGGTTCTATGGTGCGGTCTTGTAGGTGAATTCTCACCATAACCAACCACAAAACTGCGTCCGGAACTTCCCAATGCATAATCTACCTGCTGTTTGGCAAAAGCCTTATAAGTACTGACTTTGGCAGCAGTGCAGCCTGACCAGTCTGCATATACACTTGCCAGGAAAGCTGTAGTAGTAGCATATCTCAGTGCTCCCCAGGAATCCAGCCAAGCCAGACCCTTCGGTGTATAAGATACTCTATTTCCGTTATAACCGGTAGTCCAGAAATCCAGATGCATTTCTGATGCTGTCTTATAAATAGCCTTATCCGTTATTCTTGCTAGAAGGATTGCAGTACCATAATGTACATCATCCCAGCTATGAGCCCACTTATAGCTTATTGTAGTAGACTGAGGTTCTGTCCCCCAATTGGGTACATAAGATTCTGCTTTATTCAGGTATGCAGTATCTCCTGTTGCAAGATATATCCAGGTTCCTGCCCAGGAAAGTTCATCATAGAAACCACTATATGAGGTGTAGAAACCATCTGCTGCGGTATACCCCTTATCACTCTTTGTAGTATCAGCAAAAGCAAAAAGCTCTTTGGCATGACGGATGCATTCAGCGGCATAGGTGGGATTACTGTCTGCAAATATGGCACCGGCTGCAGCTAAGGCAGCAGCAGCACCTGCAACTACAGAGGAACCGGGATTCGCTAAATCCACCTTATAGGAGGGACGTGCCATCTGCATTACTTCAGCGGGTCCCCACCAGGAATGATCTGTATTGCCGTTACCTACCTGGTAATAGAAAACATTTGCGGAGGGATGGCATTTTATCAGATAGTCTGTTGCCCACTTAATTTCCTCTAACAGATAATCAAGCTGACCGCTCTGACGCAGTGCATCCTCTGATTCATAAACACTCCAGGCTAACATAGCAGCGGTATAAGCCATAGGAAGATTGAATTTCACATGATCCCCTGCATCATACCAGCCGCCTGTCAAATCAAGTCCAACATCTGCTCCGTCAGTCAGACCGGAATCCCCTCTCCAGTTGTTTCTGATCGTATCAGGCAGATCTCCCGAACGTTGGAACTCATAGAACATTACTGCTTTTTGTAAAGCTTCCCCATAATTATAATTCGTTTGCGCTTGCACTGGTTTTGCTGTAACAAAACCTGCTGCTAACAGGCAAACGATAAGAAAGAGACTAGTCAACTTACGCATATCATAACCCCCTTATTATTTTGGAGGCATATCCACAGACTATGTAACCTGTTATAACCAGATTTGCAGATACACCTTTATTCTCTGTTTTTTGCTCCGGGGTAATAACTTACTACCCCGGAACAATTTTAAATCTATATTACTAATAGATAAAAATGATTACAAAAATTTACGGTTCTACTCCCCATTTCAGACTACCAGAAATATATCCGGTTACTTTTGACCAATCTGCATAATTATTAGCTGTTCCATTATACGAATAATCGCCTGTCTGTGTATAGTTCGTCCAGTCACTCTTTGAGAATCTTGCCTGAACTTCAATGGAAGCTCCTGCAGCCAGTTCACCTGCTCCGTTGGTAAACCCAATCTCAAGATAATAATCTGCTCCAGTCTTAGGAGCTGGCAGGGCTACGAAGGTTCCCGTTACATTGCCGCTGCCGGCACTTGACCAGTCGCACCAGAAATTCTGAGCTTTTTCACCATCAATGGTATAATAATATCTAAGCTTAACATCAGAAAGTTTCACATTTGTGCTTCCGGTATTGTAGAGCTTAATTTTAGGTGAAATACCATTTGTCTGTGCAGAAGTGCTTCCATTAAACATCTGTACTTTAATATTACCAACTGCAACAGAGGAATCTGTTACGGTCAGGGTAAGAACAGGGTCTATTCCGGCACTGAGGTCGAAGACAACGCTGTACACTCCGGTCTGTAAGGTGGCTAATGCTTCTTTACGGAGCGTAACTGTGCCTCCGCTTACCGTATAATCCGTGCCGCTTGCTAACACCTTGCTTCCTATCTTAATAGCCGATAGTGTATGGTTTGCCGTGGTTAAGGTTACAACTACATTCGCCTGCTTATCAGGATGTTTATCAAAGCTTGCAGCTGTCGGTGTAATGGAGCCGCTTGGTGTGGTATCACGGATTGTCACTGTAAGGACAGGATCCACCCCTTTGCTGAAATCAAAGGTCAGCTTTAATTCGCCAACTTCTTTTTCTAAAAGATACTCTCTCTTAAGAGTTACAACATCACCTGTAAGGGTATAATCCGTACCCTGTGTCAGATAAGTGCTTCCATCTTTGATTCCTGTAAAGGTATTTCCATTTAAACTCAGGTTAACCGAAATGTCTGCCTGATTCAGTGTATTCTTATCAAATGCAGCTGATACCGGTGTAATTGTTGAATTATCTACCGGCTCACTATCCTCACCAAAGAGGATAGAATACACACCATTAGCAATTGCAATATCGCATTGTGCCCAGAATCGGTGATAATAAAATTCTGGATCTGTTCCATTATTATAGGCATCCAGTACCTTTTGGTAATCCGGATCATCTTTATACTGGGAACGGATATCAAGGAATTTTATACCGGGTTTGATTTCGTCGCCATTGGGCATAGTACCTGTCCAGCCTGCCGGAACAAATACCTCCTGATCAAAGAAGCGGTTATAATCTGCTCTTGACTCCGGAGCTGCCAGACCCTTGTCATCTCTGTACAGATTCCACATACGATCCAAAAGTTCCTTGGCGATTACTCTCGCTTCATCATCGCCGGAGGCCTTGCTGTAATACAATAAGGTATTAGCCAAAGAACCTGCTACACCAAGATCAGTGCCATAACTGGTTATAGTAACATGAAGGTTAGAATTACCGGTATAGGTTCCATTCCAGGTATCCGGCTGACCACTCCAGTCAATATTGCTTGGAATAGCAAAAGTTCCATCACTGTTTAACTGAACAACCGTTTTAATCCAGCTTACCCATTTATCCAGAATAGCTTTTGCTCTGGTATCACCGGTCTTATAGTACAATTCTGCAACACGCTGCATAGACCATGCCTGGAAACCAAACCAGGTATTACTGCCGGGATCAGCATAAACAGGGTTCTCTTCATATCCCATACCGTAGAAGGTTGCTGTTCCTGCCGGCCAGGCTTCGTAACGTCCTTTGTTTGAATTGGTTGCACCGCCTGCAATGGCACCCTCTGAGGACTGCAGCCACTGATAGAATTCCAGCTGCCTGTCAAGGCTTACACCCCAATCCGTAGCACCATTGGCAGAAGCAGGTTTAAAATCAGCTTCTTCTGAAAGAATATAAGCTGCCATCGGATTCTGATAACCGAAATGATTATGACTGCTGCCTATCTTCCAGGCCCAGTTGGAGCTTATTCCACCACCCCATGCATAATACCAGGACAACAGATAATGAGCAGAATCGTAACCAGTTCCTGCCACAGTAGGCGAACCGATCTTTCTAAAATATTTGTCAAACATTGAATATCTTAAATAATCCCCCATTTTACTGGCTTTGCCTTTATAGGAGCCAAGATCTACACCAGCTTCATCTGCCCATTGATCTGCCCAGTAAGTTGCCTGTATGGCACGGGCATCTGCATCGGGTGCATTGGTGTATTTGAATTGTGATGCATAATTGCTGTCTCCGGTAAACAAGTCCAGATAACCATTTCTCCCACCGAAATTCATAGCATCCCAGCTAGGCTGAGGAATGGTTTCCCAGGTGGACTCTTCTCTGCCTCTTTGGAAGGTATTGATATAAGATGGTGTGGATACGCCGTCTCCCCTGCTGCCGTAACCATACCAGTTATCCACATCCAAGAGCCAGTGCATACCGTAAATCGTATTTGTTCCATAGGTAGATACAAGATCATTGTTAATTGGGTCACTTCCAACTGCCGCATTGAAATCCAACTGTGCGGGATAAAGACTTGTTAATTCCCATTCCGGAGCATAAGTTGCCGGTTTGCTGGCATTATATTTGCTCATACTGGAATTAGGCTGGTCTGCTTCCGTAGGAATGAGATATGTCTCTGCTACATCCCAGGCTTTCTTAAAGCCTGAAAAATCTCCGGTGAATTTGCCATACATGGCTTCAAGCCACATATAATAGCTCATTGCTTCACTGGTAGTTACGTGACCGTAATCCGGTGCTTCCACAATCAGCGTCTCAATAGAATGATAAGGAATCCCCTGGGGACTGAAATAACCATTATCAGGATCGCTAATATCTCCCCATAATTCTAAAAATCTATCCTGATAGGTGTCCGTACTTGTTGGCGCTATTTGTGAAGCACTGGTGTAATTACTTGGCATAAAAGAGGTTGAAAGAATTCCAAGAATGGCTGCAGTAACGATAGCACCCTTAAAAAAACTCCTGCCTCTTTTCCCAAGCCAGCGTTGATTACCACGTTCCAATAACTTTTTGTGTAACATACTATAACCTCCTCATCGATTTTTATCTTGCAATTATTCCCCAGACTATTACCTGACTGCTGTAGTTCCCAGACACTGCTCCTTTCTGTACCGAATTACAGTCTAATATACCGTCCTTAGAATAACTGAAAGCCCCTCTAAAAAATTGTGAGTCGTTATGCTGATACCTGTTGTTATTTTTTATGTTTATAATAATTCTGAGCCACTATATGCTCCCCAGCTTGTCCAATGTCTGTGCTCAGTTGTAATACTCTTTTTTACTTCTTTTCGTTATATTGCCAGAATATTCATTCTCTTCCACCATAATATGTAACTAATTACCAACAATATAACATCTTTGCAAAACTCTGTCAATTATCATTTGTTAATAAATTACATTACTTGGTTTATTTATCAAATTATTTCATACCGTTCTATCAACTTCTAATAGTAATAATCATTCCTGAAACATAGGAAAACAAACAAAAACCCATTTTACTCTATCACGTGTAAAATGGGTTTTCTAGTACTTTTTTCCTATTTCATTTCCTTCTGAGTTAAATAATTTATATATTCCTTACCCCAGATTTCAAGTGCATCCAAAACAATTTGAAATTTTTCTCCAATATCACTCATATAATATTCAACCTTAGGCGGAATCTGTACATATTCGTGTCTAATGATAAGGCCTTCTTCCTCTAACTGCTTTAACTGACGCGATAAGGTGGCATGGGTCATTTCTTCCGGTAATCTCCGCTTTAATTCATTAAACCGGACGGGTCCTTCACTTAGTAAATAAAGGATATAGATTGACCACTTGCCTGTCAGGATCTTCTGCGTAGTTGCAAAAGGACATATCCCGAAGATATCTTTGTTTATGTTATCTTTGTTTATGTTATCTTTATTTATGTTATCTTTATTTGCAGTTTCTTTTTTCATAATAACCCCTTTCATGAATATCAAAGCTAAGCTATGATATTTCTGAACTCGTAGTTGAATAGATAGTAATATGCCACATCTGCTGGCAGATATCGTGCTGCAAATCAAGCTGTGAATTGCGCATTTCAATAATACACGCTAACAGTATATGCCTCTAAAAATACATATTCCAATCGAAATTGGTAATTGTATTAACAGCTCATTTAGATTAATCAGCAAAAACCATCCATGTTTCAGTGTTATTTATAGTATCATTTACAATACCGGTATCATATAAAATAGTGGTATCATAAAATATCGTACTTGAATAAATCGATATACTATATATAATAGAACTATAATATTTATTATACCATTAAATAAACTAAGGAGCAACTATCATGAATAACGTTTTAGAATTTTTAAAAGATTGTAAGACCTTTTATCTGGCAACCTGCGAGGGAGATCAACCGAGAGTCAGACCTTTTGGTGCTGTAATGATTTATGACGGAAAACTTTATTCTGTCACCAACAACAAAAAGAAAGTATTCAAACAGCTGCTGGAAAATCCAAAGCTTGAGCTCTCCGGTATGGCAAAGGGTAAATGGATTCGTGTAGAAGGCGTTGCAGTACATGATGACAACAAAGCAGCCAGAGAAAATATGCTTTCAGAATATCCGTCCTTAACTCAGATGTATGCTGCAGATGATGGAATCATGGAAGTATTCTATATCAAAGATGTTACTGCTACCATTTATTCTTTTACTGGTGAACCAGAGGTTATTAAGTTCTAATTATTTAAAACGTTGTTTTGCCATTAAGAAAGCAA from Anaerocolumna sp. AGMB13020 encodes the following:
- a CDS encoding glycoside hydrolase family 48 protein, giving the protein MLHKKLLERGNQRWLGKRGRSFFKGAIVTAAILGILSTSFMPSNYTSASQIAPTSTDTYQDRFLELWGDISDPDNGYFSPQGIPYHSIETLIVEAPDYGHVTTSEAMSYYMWLEAMYGKFTGDFSGFKKAWDVAETYLIPTEADQPNSSMSKYNASKPATYAPEWELTSLYPAQLDFNAAVGSDPINNDLVSTYGTNTIYGMHWLLDVDNWYGYGSRGDGVSTPSYINTFQRGREESTWETIPQPSWDAMNFGGRNGYLDLFTGDSNYASQFKYTNAPDADARAIQATYWADQWADEAGVDLGSYKGKASKMGDYLRYSMFDKYFRKIGSPTVAGTGYDSAHYLLSWYYAWGGGISSNWAWKIGSSHNHFGYQNPMAAYILSEEADFKPASANGATDWGVSLDRQLEFYQWLQSSEGAIAGGATNSNKGRYEAWPAGTATFYGMGYEENPVYADPGSNTWFGFQAWSMQRVAELYYKTGDTRAKAILDKWVSWIKTVVQLNSDGTFAIPSNIDWSGQPDTWNGTYTGNSNLHVTITSYGTDLGVAGSLANTLLYYSKASGDDEARVIAKELLDRMWNLYRDDKGLAAPESRADYNRFFDQEVFVPAGWTGTMPNGDEIKPGIKFLDIRSQYKDDPDYQKVLDAYNNGTDPEFYYHRFWAQCDIAIANGVYSILFGEDSEPVDNSTITPVSAAFDKNTLNQADISVNLSLNGNTFTGIKDGSTYLTQGTDYTLTGDVVTLKREYLLEKEVGELKLTFDFSKGVDPVLTVTIRDTTPSGSITPTAASFDKHPDKQANVVVTLTTANHTLSAIKIGSKVLASGTDYTVSGGTVTLRKEALATLQTGVYSVVFDLSAGIDPVLTLTVTDSSVAVGNIKVQMFNGSTSAQTNGISPKIKLYNTGSTNVKLSDVKLRYYYTIDGEKAQNFWCDWSSAGSGNVTGTFVALPAPKTGADYYLEIGFTNGAGELAAGASIEVQARFSKSDWTNYTQTGDYSYNGTANNYADWSKVTGYISGSLKWGVEP
- a CDS encoding winged helix-turn-helix transcriptional regulator — translated: MKKETANKDNINKDNINKDNINKDIFGICPFATTQKILTGKWSIYILYLLSEGPVRFNELKRRLPEEMTHATLSRQLKQLEEEGLIIRHEYVQIPPKVEYYMSDIGEKFQIVLDALEIWGKEYINYLTQKEMK
- a CDS encoding pyridoxamine 5'-phosphate oxidase family protein produces the protein MNNVLEFLKDCKTFYLATCEGDQPRVRPFGAVMIYDGKLYSVTNNKKKVFKQLLENPKLELSGMAKGKWIRVEGVAVHDDNKAARENMLSEYPSLTQMYAADDGIMEVFYIKDVTATIYSFTGEPEVIKF